A DNA window from Fragaria vesca subsp. vesca linkage group LG3, FraVesHawaii_1.0, whole genome shotgun sequence contains the following coding sequences:
- the LOC101311945 gene encoding lecithine-cholesterol acyltransferase-like 4-like has product MTILLDEIVQSLELWLKMIRKPQPYVDPNLDPVLLVPGIAGSVLNAVDEETGKEERVWVRILGADYAFRTKLWSRFDPATGKTESLDPKTKIVVPEDRYGLHAIDALDPDLVFGQEAVYYFHDMIVEFIKWGYQEGKTLFGFGYDFRQSNRLKETLDRLAAKLEEIYNASGGKKINIISHSMGGLLVKCFMCLHSDVFEKYVKNWIAIAAPFQGAPGYVTSTFLNGMSFVDGWESNFFISKWSFHQLLIECPSIYELMACLDFQWEHKPLLEMWRERLHADGNSQMILESYPLAESVDIFKGALANNTFNYNGEDIPLPYNMEILRWANETRDILSRAKVPPQVKFYNIYGVNLETPHTVCYGDEQTPVTDLQQLRYFQPRYVCVDGDGTVPAESAMADGLRAEARVGVPGEHRGILCEHHVFRILKHWLKADHDPYYNPLNDYVVLPTAFEMEKHKEKGFEVTSLKEEWEIITDNRDDNRKNIAADGNPMVSSISVSQEGAEACATVTVYPQNEGKQHVELNAVSVSVDA; this is encoded by the exons ATGACGATCCTTCTGGACGAGATTGTGCAATCGCTGGAGCTCTGGCTGAAGATGATCAGGAAGCCCCAGCCTTACGTCGACCCGAATCTCGACCCGGTTCTGCTGGTGCCGGGCATCGCCGGCTCGGTCTTGAACGCCGTTGACGAGGAGACTGGGAAGGAGGAGAGGGTTTGGGTTCGGATTCTAGGTGCTGACTACGCCTTTCGGACCAAGCTTTGGTCACGGTTCGATCCGGCTACAG GTAAAACCGAGTCTTTGGATCCAAAAACAAAGATAGTGGTCCCTGAAGACAGATATGGACTTCATGCAATTGATGCTTTGGACCCTGACTTG GTATTTGGACAGGAAGCGGTATATTATTTCCATGACATGATTGTTGAATTCATCAAGTGGGGTTATCAAGAGGGGAAAACACTTTTTGGGTTTGGATATGATTTTCGACAAAGCAACAG GTTGAAGGAGACATTGGATCGCTTAGCTGCAAAGTTGGAGGAAATTTACAATGCTTCAGGAGGGAAAAAGATAAACATCATAAGTCATTCTATGGGGGGTCTTCTTGTAAAATGTTTTATGTGCTTGCATAGTGAT GTTTTTGAGAAGTATGTGAAGAATTGGATTGCAATTGCTGCACCATTCCAGG GTGCACCTGGATATGTAACATCTACCTTTCTTAATGGAATGTCATTTGTTGATGGGTGGGAATCAAATTTTTTCATATCGAAATGGAGCTTTCATCAGCTG CTTATTGAATGCCCATCAATATATGAGTTGATGGCTTGTCTTGATTTTCAATGGGAACACAAACCACTTCTGGAAATGTGGAGAGAAAGGCTTCATGCTGATGGGAACTCTCAAATGATCCTGGAGTCTTATCCCCTAGCAGAAAGTGTGGATATTTTTAAGGGAGCTCTTGCAAATAACACA TTCAATTATAATGGTGAGGATATTCCCCTACCATATAATATGGAAATCTTGAGATGGGCCAACGAAACACGTGATATTTTGTCTCGTGCTAAAGTTCCTCCTCAAGTTAAATTCTACAATATATATGGGGTCAATCTCGAGACACCACATACAGTTTG CTATGGAGATGAGCAAACACCTGTCACAGATCTACAACAACTACGATATTTCCAG CCTAGATATGTATGTGTTGATGGTGATGGGACAGTTCCAGCAGAATCAGCTATG GCTGACGGGCTCCGAGCAGAAGCAAGGGTTGGAGTTCCTGGTGAGCATCGGGGAATCCTTTGTGAGCATCATGTATTCCGGATACTGAAGCACTGGTTGAAAGCAGACCATGACCCTTACTACAACCCTCTAAACGATTATGTGGTTCTACCAACTGCATTCGAAATGGAGAAGCACAAAGAGAAAGGATTCGAAGTAACGTCTCTGAAAGAGGAGTGGGAAATCATCACAGACAACCGAGACGATAATCGCAAGAACATAGCTGCTGATGGAAACCCTATGGTGAGCTCCATATCCGTTTCTCAAGAGGGAGCCGAGGCTTGTGCAACTGTCACCGTTTACCCCCAGAATGAGGGTAAGCAACATGTGGAGCTCAATGCTGTAAGTGTGTCAGTCGATGCCTGA
- the LOC101312233 gene encoding cytochrome c6, chloroplastic-like, protein MQLTFVTSNTNNGACFFTECAVKQEQYPVPQKQEKWKVLKSMAPPLLAAALALSPICITPVSHAQTIDVQKGAALFRTTCIGCHDMGGNIIQPGATLFTKDLQRNGVDTEEEIYRVTYFGKGRMPGFGQNCTPRGQCTFGARLQDEDIKLLAEFVKLQADQDWTSNLSNE, encoded by the exons ATGCAGCTCACGTTTGTGACATCAAACACCAATAATGGTGCCTGTTTCTTCACAGAG TGTGCAGTGAAGCAAGAACAATACCCAGTTCCTCAGAAGCAAGAAAAATGGAAGGTTTTGAAGAGCATGGCTCCACCTCTATTGGCTGCAGCTCTGGCCTTGTCTCCAATCTGCATTACTCCTG TCTCACATGCCCAAACTATCGATGTTCAGAAAGGAGCTGCATTGTTTCGTACTACTTGCATTGGATGTCATGATATGGGTGGAAACATAATACAACCA GGTGCAACACTCTTTACTAAAGATCTACAGAG AAATGGAGTTGACACAGAGGAGGAGATATATCGTGTTACTTACTTTGGCAAGGGAAGAATGCCA GGATTTGGTCAGAACTGCACACCAAGGGGCCAATGCACATTTGGAGCTCGTTTGCAGGATGAGGACATTAAGCTTTTGGCCGAATTTGTCAAGTTACAGGCTGATCAAGATTGGACGAGTAACTTAAGTAACGAATGA
- the LOC101312522 gene encoding transcriptional regulator SUPERMAN-like translates to MNTAGFCKSLVKDPLHSTVMTEDVEVYMNGHPWPPRCYICDFCKREFKCAQSLGGHMNVHRKERAILRIGQYTHSTILNLNLNPNPTFVSSLPPSLSSPFSTVSARQLSPLTTSFISSVPSWISQSSHLPPPTFSSPSATCHTLRANLSGPSSNFMKFNDAKSQEEDECMWLETGVLGGNSKDDIDLELRLG, encoded by the coding sequence ATGAACACTGCTGGCTTCTGCAAAAGCTTAGTGAAAGATCCATTACACAGTACAGTCATGACTGAAGATGTTGAAGTCTATATGAATGGGCACCCATGGCCTCCAAGGTGTTACATTTGTGACTTCTGCAAGAGAGAATTCAAATGTGCTCAATCTCTGGGTGGCCATATGAATGTTCACAGGAAAGAACGTGCCATTCTCAGAATTGGTCAGTACACTCACAGTACTATACTTAATCTCAACCTTAATCCTAACCCTACTTTCGTATCCTCACTACCACCATCATTATCATCTCCCTTTTCTACTGTTTCAGCTAGGCAGCTCTCACCATTAACTACTAGCTTTATAAGCTCAGTGCCTTCTTGGATATCACAATCCTCTCATCTTCCTCCTCCTACATTTTCATCGCCATCTGCTACTTGCCATACTCTACGTGCTAACCTTTCGGGTCCTTCTTCAAACTTCATGAAGTTTAATGACGCAAAGTCTCAAGAAGAAGATGAGTGCATGTGGTTGGAGACTGGTGTTCTTGGCGGTAACTCAAAGGATGACATCGATTTAGAGCTTCGATTAGGCTAA
- the LOC101312996 gene encoding uncharacterized protein LOC101312996 has protein sequence MDRTRLDLRFYHSGSTQSEESALDLERNYCCHPNLPSSSPSPLQPFASNGQHSESNAAYFSWPTLTRINDAAEDRANYFGNLQKGVLPETLGRLPSGQQATTLLELMTIRAFHSKILRRFSLGTAIGFRIRNGVLTDIPAILVFVARKTHRKWLSHSQCLPAALEGPGGVWCDVDVVEFSYYGSPAPTPKEQLYTELADGLRGSDPCVGSGSQVASQETYGTMGAIVRSRTGNRQIGFLTNRHVAVDLDYPNQKMFHPMPPSLGPGVYLGAVERATSFITDDLWYGIFAGTNPETFVRADGAFIPFAEDFYMNNVITTVRGVGEIGDVRIIDLQSPINSLIGRQVIKVGRSSGDSGSLILLAGQNGEKPRPVGIIWGGTANRGRLKLKIGQPPENWTSGVDLGRLLDLLELDLITTNEGLQAAIQEQRNTSAAGIGSTVAESSPAFCANCGPLGLNFHQVPFEGKSCLGPSRSLMHGDIDIEKGVEKAPCAELEFIQSFASRSPVIHRNQEEHPVSKNVLALRSGSDEEISVSLQLGEPEPKRRKNCNSFFSTK, from the exons ATGGACAGAACCAGATTAGACTTAAGATTTTATCACTCTGGATCAACACAGTCCGAGGAGTCTGCTCTAGACTTGGAAAGGAACTACTGCTGTCATCCTAATCTCCCTTCTTCAAGTCCATCTCCCCTCCAGCCATTTGCATCTAATGGTCAGCACTCTGAGAGCAATGCTGCCTACTTCTCATGGCCTACTTTGACCCGGATTAATGATGCAGCAGAAGATAGAGCAAACTACTTCGGAAACCTTCAGAAGGGTGTTCTTCCTGAAACTTTGGGGCGGTTGCCATCAGGACAGCAGGCTACAACCTTGCTTGAGCTGATGACCATTAGGGCATTCCATAGCAAGATATTGCGTCGCTTTAGTCTTGGCACTGCCATTGGGTTTCGGATTCGAAATGGTGTCTTGACAGATATTCCAGCTATTCTTGTCTTTGTTGCCCGTAAAACACACAGGAAATGGCTCAGCCATTCACAGTGTCTACCTGCTGCTCTTGAG GGGCCAGGAGGTGTGTGGTGTGATGTGGATGTTGTGGAATTTTCTTATTATGGTTCTCCGGCTCCTACTCCCAAAGAACAGCTTTACACAGAACTTGCGGATGGCTTGAGGGGAAGTGATCCATGTGTCGGTTCTGGTTCCCAG GTTGCAAGCCAGGAGACATATGGAACTATGGGTGCTATTGTCAGAAGTCGAACAGGAAATAGACAAATTGGTTTCCTCACAAATAGACATGTAGCAGTTGATTTGGACTATCCAAACCAGAAAATGTTTCATCCTATGCCACCAAGCCTTGGACCTGGGGTGTATCTTGGTGCTGTAGAGAGAGCAACATCTTTTATCACAGATGACCTCTGGTACGGAATATTTGCCGGAACAAACCCAG AAACATTTGTGCGCGCTGATGGTGCCTTCATTCCTTTTGCTGAAGATTTTTACATGAACAATGTAATTACAACTGTACGAGGTGTAGGTGAGATTGGTGATGTTCGCATCATAGATTTGCAGTCTCCAATCAACAGTCTCATTGGTAGGCAAGTGATAAAAGTGGGGAGAAGTTCAG GTGACAGTGGAAGCCTCATTCTATTAGCTGGTCAGAATGGAGAGAAGCCACGACCTGTTGGGATCATTTGGGGTGGGACAGCTAACCGTGGTCGCTTGAAACTAAAAATAGGCCAACCTCCTGAAAATTGGACTAGTGGAGTTGATCTTGGGCGCCTTCTTGATCTCCTGGAACTTGATCTGATAACAACTAATGAAGGGCTTCAAG CTGCAATCCAAGAGCAACGAAATACTTCAGCAGCTGGGATTGGTTCCACAGTTGCAGAGTCATCCCCTGCTTTCTGTGCTAACTGTGGACCTCTGGGTCTTAACTTTCATCAAGTACCATTTGAAGGCAAATCCTGTCTAGGACCCAGTCGATCATTAATGCATGGTGACATTGACATTGAGAAAGGTGTTGAAAAAGCTCCCTGTGCGGAGCTTGAGTTCATTCAAAGTTTTGCTAGCAGATCTCCAGTAATTCATAGAAATCAAGAGGAACATCCAGTATCAAAAAACGTTTTAGCATTGCGGAGTGGCTCCGATGAAGAGATTTCTGTTTCGTTGCAATTAGGAGAGCCTGAACCAAAGAGAAGAAAAAACTGCAATTCTTTTTTTAGCACTAAATGA